The Thiomicrorhabdus lithotrophica DNA segment GAGATGAATATATTCTACGAAATCAAAGCCAGGAATTATTAGCTTCTAACTTAAATTTTTTTACAAAAGCCTTATCAAGGGCAGGAAAAGTAGACTCTTTAATAGAGTTCGGAAGCAATGTTGGAATGAATGTTAGAGCCTTGAAATTGTTGTATCCTCATCAGTCCCAATTCGGTATTGAGATTAATGCAACTGCCGCTGAAGAATTGAAAACCTTTTTAGGTGAAAAAAATGTCTTTAATGGTTCTATTTTTGAATTTGAGTCGGATAAAAAGTTTGATGTTTCACTGATTAAAGGCGTATTAATTCATATCAATCCTGAAATGCTACAAGCTGTATATCAAAAACTATATGATTTTTCTAAAAAGTATATATTAATTTGTGAATACTATAACCCGAAGCCAGTAGAAATTGACTATAGAGGCCACTCTGGTAAATTGTATAAGCGTGATTTTTGTGGGGAAATCATGGAGAAATTTTCTGACTTAAAGTTGATTGATTATGGCTTCGCCTATAAAAAAGATCCCGCTTTTTCACAAGATGATATTACATGGTTTTTATTGGAAAAGAATTGTGATTAAAAGAGGTTTCGAGTGTCAAGCATAAGGTTGGGTTTCTTCCTAAAAAGATTGAGATCTATTGTTTTGAGTAAAGAAAGCAGGGTTGAAAATTGTTAGCTCTATTAGGTGATTCTCATACTAGAAGTTATAAGGTCTCGGATGTGGTGGCGACTCGAATTTTTTTGGCACCAGGTCGGAGGAATAACTTTAAAAACAATTTGAACCTTTTTACGACTACTTTAAGATATTTGAGGGCAGCTTCTAAGCTCAAGAGTGGTGGTTTAGATTTGGCTTTTATAATAGGAGAGCCAGACATTAGATGGCTTGCCTATGGAAGAATGGATATAGGAAAAAATGAAGCCGTTTTTGAATCTGAAAAGCAACTAAGTGTTGATGAAAAGGCTCTGAATAAGTTGGTATTGCGATTTAAGCTGTTTTTGATTATTACCCAGTTTTTTAAGTATCAACCTTCCGTTATTATTGGCAGTGGTACTCCTAATCCTGAGATAGTTTTAGCCAGCTCTTTTCTTAATGAAAAGTTAAGTAATGTATGTAAGGATTTCGGTTGTTTGTTTTTTGATCCGCAAAAATTTTCAGTCCTGAATCAGGAGCGGGTGAGTGAAAAATTTATTGGTTATTCCGTTTTTAATTCAACCCAAAAAGACTGGACTCATCTATCGACGGCGATAAGCTCTCCATTTGAGGAGTTTGTACGCCGAAATCATTACCAACAAAAGTCTGTAAGTTTTGGTTGGAAGAAAAATGCCAATTTTGAAAAATATTTTGTTGAAATACAAAATTTTAATACCTATACACCAAAAGAACTTTGGCCGAAAAAACTTGTCAAATTGATAGGTCGTCGTATTAAACTTCTAAGATGATGCTGTATTTGTCCTATCAAAATCGCTTTTTTTTTAAAGACCTGAACAGCTTAAGAGTGATTTCTATTATTTCTTTGATATTGTTACTCAGAGGATTTAGTCATTTTGGTGGAAGCTTATGTGTCTGTGAAAAATAATATAATTGTTTTTAGGTGTGATGCTTCTGTAAAAATGGGAGTGGGTCACGTGATGCGCTGCTTAACCCTTGCTGAACAGTTGAGCACGGAAGGTTGTTTAGTCCACTTTATTTGTCGTCAGCACGAAGGACATTTAATCGAGTTGATTGAGCGGAAAGGCTTTTCTGTTTTTAGATTAGATACCACTCAATATCAAAGTGGTACGAGTGATTTATTGAGCAATTCACAAGCACAACCATTATTTCACGCCGATTGGCTCGGGGCATCACAAGAGCAAGATGCCGCGCAATGCCAAACTATTTTAGAGGGAATTAACCCCGATTGGCTGGTTGTTGATCATTATGCGCTTGATTATCGCTGGCAGAGTCTGCTAAAAAAGCATTGTCATAAACTTATGGTCATCGATGATCTGGCGGATCGTAAGCATGAGTGCGATTTACTGCTTGATCAAACCTATGGTCGCAAATCAGAAACATATCAAAATCTGGTTCCTGAGAAATGTAAATTATTGCTTGGAGCGCAATATGCTATGCTCAGGCCTGAATTTACACAGTGGCGCAGTTTCAGTTTAAAGCGTAGAAAAGAATCTGTTACCCCTAATAAAATACTGATTACCATGGGTGGGGTTGATCAGGATAATATCACCGGTAAGGTTCTCAGCGCGCTTGAAAATTGTATTGTTAAAGAGAAAGCGCTAGATGTCATCGTGGTTATGGGGAGTAGAGCACCCCAATTAAAAAAAATTAAAGAGCAAATTGAAGGTTTTAGTTTGAATATAACTTTGCATGTGGATGCCATAAATATGGCAGAATTGATGGCAAATGCTGATCTTGCTATTGGCGCAGCGGGTACGACTACATGGGAGCGTTGTTGTCTAGGTTTGCCGAGCTTAATGTTAGTATTGGCGAAAAACCAAGAGTGTATCGCTGACAATGTTGTCAATGCCGGTGGGGCTCTGAATCTCGATGTTCGCTTGGATTACGATGTTGTGTGCAAGCAAGTTGAGTATGCTGCTAATAACCTTCTAGAGATGAGCAGGAAGGCTTCATTGATTGTTGATGGGAACGGGGTCAGCCGAGTAGCTGAAAGTTTATTATGAAAATTACAATTTTGAGTGATTCTGAAAATCACCCCGTTAATCGGTGGTTAATTAAGTGGCAAGAGAAGCATAAAAATAAACATGAAATTGTGATTTGTAGAAAAAAAGAAGATCTTGTGAGTGGTGATTTACTTTTTTTAATTTCTTGTTCCGTGTTAATTCCAGCTGAAGAAAGGCGTAAGTATAAAAAAACATTGGTTATCCATGCGAGTGATTTGCCTTTAGGAAGAGGTTGGAACCCACATGTTTGGAGTATTATAAATGGCGCTGATCAGATAACACTGTCTCTGCTAGAAGCTGAGGATCTTTTTGACTCCGGAGCTATATGGAAGAAACTACATATCTCTGTCCCTCCAACGGCACTTTATGATGAAATTAACCAAATACTTTTTGATGCTGAGATGGATTTAATGGACTTTGCTGTTGAGCATTTTGAAGCAGTGAAACCTTATCAGCAAAATGCAGATATTGCACCAACCTATTGCCCCAAAAGGTATCCTTCTGACAGCGAAGTTGATATTCATAAATCACTTAATGAGCAGTTTAATTTGGTAAGGGTTTGTGATCCAGAAAGGTTTCCTGCCTTTTTTTATAAGGACGGACGAAAATTTATTTTACGCATAGAGGCTGTAGATGACTAATTCAATTTCAATAAATGGCCGTTGTATAAGTATAAATCACTCTCCATATATTATTGCTGAAATGTCGGCAAACCATAATGGTGATATAAATAACGCATATAAGATTATAAAAATGGCAAAATCAGCTGGTGCGAGTGCAATTAAAATGCAAACCTACACCCCAGACACTTTGACTATCGATTCTAGTTTGCCTGATTTTCAGCTAACCGATGGATTGTGGTCTGGACGATCTTTATATGATTTGTATAGTGAAGCTTATACCCCCTGGGATTGGCATAAACCTTTATTTGAGTATGCTAAAAAATTAGATATTACTGTGTTCAGTTCGCCTTTTGATAATACGGCCGTTGATTTGCTCGAAGATCTTAATGCACCTGCATATAAAATCGCCAGTTTTGAAGCGGTGGATTTGCCATTAATAAAGTATGTTGCGAAAACTGGTAAACCAATGATTATTTCTACTGGTATGGCTGACGCTGAGGAAATACAGGAAGCGATTGATGCTGCAAGGGAAGGTGGTTGTAAAGAATTAGCTATATTGCATTGCGTTAGTGGTTATCCTGCTCCTGCTGAAGATTATAATTTAAAAACAATCATTGATATGCAAAATCGATTTGGAGTACCTGTGGGGTTGTCAGACCACACCCTAGATAATACAACAGCTATTGCTAGCGTTGCTTTAGGTTCTTGCATTATAGAAAAACATGTCACCTTAGATCGTGCTGGAGGTGGACCTGATGACTCTTTCTCTCTTGAACCTCAGGAACTTGAAGCTTTGTGCAATGATTCTAAAACCGCTTGGAACGCATTAGGCAATGTGGATTATGGCCGAAAATCCAGTGAGCTGGGGAATCTAAAATTTAGGCGTTCGCTTTACTTTGTAAAAGATATGGCTGCAGGGGAAATTATTACAGAAGATACTGTTAAAAGTATAAGACCTGGTTATGGATTGGCTCCTAAGTATCTTGAACAAGTTTTGGGAAAAAAGGTTCGTTTAGCTGTTAAATGTGGAACAGCAGTTAAACTTGATAGTTATCAATAATAAAGCCTATAAGAGATGATTTTAGTTTTTTAAAAGTATAAATTGATTAGATTAGATATTCGAATAAGAGATGTATTTAGATGTTTAGATTTTACGAAATGATAGTTAGAAAATTTTTATTTTTTAATCGTTGGCAATATAGGTTTAATAAAGAGGTTTCTCAGGCTATAAAGGAAATTAATAAAGAGAAGAGTGAAAAAGAAAATATCGCTTTCATAGCAGAAGAGGTTAAAAATAAGGGGGTATTCATCTTAAATGAAGCGCTTTCTTCTATTACCTTGCAAGCATTTAGAAAAGAATATAATAAATTTTTTGAGTCTGAAGAAAGTCAGTTTTACGCAGTCGATAAGCATGATGGTGCTGTTTGTATAAGAGTCAAGCCACTTTGGACGGTGAAGAACATGTTTAAGTTTCCAATAACATTGTCATTTTTTAACGTAAATAGTTTCGATAAGATTACTAAACGTTTTTATAAAAATCGAACGGATAAAATTCATTTTATGTCCGAGATATTTGTTCATAATACGCCTGAAACAACAGAGCCATTAAGTGGCGGACTACATTGGGATAGAGCTCAAACATTAAAGTTTTGGATATATTTGAATGACCTGGAAGTTGAAAATGGTCCCATGAGAATCGAATTAGATAGTGTACAAAAAAATGCAGCAATACGCTCATCCGCTAAAGATCCATCTAAGTTAGTCGGAGGTGTCGATAATATTGTTGAACCCGAGAATGAAGTTGTTTATCTTACGGCGCCTGCGGGTAGTGTGATGATTCATGATACGGATGCATCACATGGCGCTACACCTGTTGCTAAAGGTAAACAACGGCAAATTATTAGAGGGCACTGTCGAGCGATTTAGATAGATGCTTAAATATTTTTTTTACAAAGTTGTCATCTTGTTCTACTTTAAAGAGAAGCATAAAGACCAACTTATTTTTTTAAAGGGCAGAACGCGTTTTATTAAGAATATGAGCTTAATGTCTAGATTTAAAGATCGCATTAAGTTTATTTATCATATGGCTCAAAATGTATTTTATCACCAGCTAAAAGTTCAAACTGAAGATGATGTTTATTTTTGGAATACAGTCATAAACTGCGAAAAAAATAAAGAGGCAAAATCATTACTAAAATCTAGAAGCCTTAAGAGTGAACCTTTTAAGTTGGTTAAGTCTTATAAGGTCGTTAAGTCTTTTAGGTTTTATAGCCAAGCAATCGCTAATTTTTTCTTTAGTTTCTTGTCTTTATTAGATTATGGTAAGTATGAATTATATCCATTACATCATTTCTTTAGGTTAAGGTCAGCTATCCATTTTCAATCGCCAAAAGAAATACATTTATTCAGCACTTATTACTTACCATTTTATTTGTTCATAAATTCTAACTTTGGTAAATCACAATTATTTGTTTATATGGGTAATGCTCCTTTGAACTTTGTTTATAAGTATGGAACTTATGTCAATTTAACAATGGTTTTAAGCAATGTTTCTCAAGAAAAAGAGCTTCAAGCGCTCATAGAAAGAGGTGATATAGACTTGAAGAGCTCGATTGCTGTTGTTGGAAACAATACGAACATAGATAAGATGAAGGGTTTTTCTAAAACAGTAAAATATCGGTTAGGTTTTTTTTCAGAAGGTTGGTGGCAAAGAAATCTGACTAATGGGTTTAGTATTGAAGATCCGAAATCTTTAAGTGAGCACTTGAAGTCACCCTTTACGAATCGGGCTAGCGTCGAAATTAAATTATTTAATTACATTTACGATTATGCACGTAAAAATCGAATTTCATTCTCGCTATACTTACATCCTTGTGAAGAGCGCGCGTTAAAAAATGGTTTTATACCACCTTATTTAGAGAAAATAGATGACTCAATATGTCAATTGGGTACGAAAGAATCCGGAGTTAGCAATTTTTATGAGGTTGAAATAGGGATAACGGCGTTACCTTCGGCCTCCATTGTTACAGATAGGTCATCGGAGGGTCTGAAGACGTTATTTTTGTCTAATCAAATGCTTGATAAGTACAATATTAATCATGATGCAGAAAAGCTTTATAAAGATGTGAATGAAATCGAAATAACTTCATTTGAAGATTTAGAGTTGAAAATTTCTAAGCTAGGAAAATAATTGAATATATTAGTTATCACCACGCTTTATCCAGGAACTCAATCCGAGACACCCAGTGATGTAACTTTTGCAGTTCATAAGCTGGTTTCTGGATTAGAACGATTTGGGATAACTGTCAAGAAGGTACTTAAGCCAAAACATCTGATTTATTGGAGGACGTTGTCGTTAAAGCCTGTCAACTATTCCACCAATATTGAAACTGTTAAAGTCCATACAAAAACATTTTTCAACCTTCCTAAGCTTGGCTTTAAACCATCGAAAAGTGATTGGAGATTTCTTGAAGAAAACGTGCAAGGCATAGATTTAATCGTTTCTCATATGCCTATTGGTGGAGAGATAGCGAGTTTAATAGAAATGAAATTTAATGTTCCATTTATCCACGTCGCTCATGGCACGGACTTGTTATATCTTAATCAACTTAAGTTGATTATGAATAGAGCACGATTTCTTTTTGCGAGGTCAGATTCAATCAAACGTTACCTTGAAAGTTACGGATATCCTGTTAAAGGAGTTTGTTTTTCTGGTATTGAAAGAGAGTTGATTGTTTCTATTGAAGATGCCTTGAAAAGAGAGCAATCTAAGAATAATGTGCTTAATATCATATCGGTGTGTAATTTACAAAAGCTTAAAAACCTTGATGTAGTATTACATGCTTTAACTGAACTGGACGAAAATATTCCTTGGACATACACAATTGTTGGAGATGGTTCTGAGAGAGAAAATCTTGAGCAGTTAATTTCCGAACTCGGTTTATCTAGACGTGTACGAATGTTGGGTTATAAAAGACGAGAAAAATGCTTAGGTTTAATGCGTAAATCAAATGTGTTCATTATGCCAAGTGCGCCAGAAACTTTTGGTTTGGCTTATTTGGAAGCGATGGCATCTGGGTGCGTTGTAATCGGTGCGGAGGGCTGGGGGATTGATGGTGTTGTTAAAGATGAAGTTAATGGGTATTTGGTAGCGCCGAGAGAGTCAGGTCAAATTATGCAATCGCTGCAAACAGTGTGGAATACTCCACAGACAGAAATCATAGAAAATAGCATTACTACGATTAAAAACTATACTGCTGAAGAAGCCACTAAAAATTATGCTCAAATGATAAAATTACATAGTACAACCTAATTCATTTCTACCAATCTTTTGCTAGCTACACCTAGGGCTTAGGAAGAAACCAAGCATGTTTTTAAGAGTTGTACATTAAGTGTTGAAATAAAATTTTAGTCATTCATGTTGTTTGTTTAAGCCAGTTATAAGGAATGTTCTTGAATAAGAAAGTTATCTCAATTGTTCTCAATAATTTTCAGAACGATAGTCGGGTATTGAAGGAAAATCAGTCGCTACAAAAAGCGGGTTATGATGTTCAAGTTATTGCTTTATGGGAAGCTGGCCTTAAAGTATTTGATGTAGTTGGCGGTGTTCCGGTTCATAGAGTGCGGCTAGTGACGAAACACTGGTCAAATAATAAGCTTATTCAGCTTATTAAGTATTTGGAATTCATTGTTAGGGTTTTAAAACAATACCGTAAAATTGATATTGTCCATTGTCATGATTTAAATGCTTTGCCGGTAGGTTGGTTAATGAAACGGCTTTTAAATAGAGCTGTAAAAGTTGTATATGATGCTCATGAATATGAAACTGAAACTCAGGGGTTAAAAGGGCTTCGCAAAAAAGTTATTAAAGTTTTAGAGAAACGACTGATTTACTCTGCAGATGCGGTGATTACTGTTAGTGAATCGATTGCTGAAGCATATCAAAGAATATATAAGATAAAAAAACCTGATATTGTCTTAAATTGCCCCTTATATAGGTCTGAAGATAAACAAGATCTATTTAGAGAATATTTCGGATTAAAAAAACATCAAGTGATTTTTCTGTACCAGGGCAGGTTGAGTCAGGGAAGGGGGGTTGAAAGGTTGCTCGATGCATTTTCAAGTTTAGGAAGTGATAAAGCAGTTTTAGTTTGCATGGGATATGGTCCTTTGTGTGATGAAATCGTTAAGAGAGCTGCAAACTCTGCAAATATATTCTTTCATGAAGCGGTTTCAACAGATGTTCTATTGTCTTATACTTCGTCGGCGGATTTTGGTATCTCTCTTATTGAAGATTCTTGTTTAAGTTATCGATATTGTCTACCTAATAAGATGTTTGAATATTTGATGGCAGACCTTCCCGTTTTAGTGTCTAACCTTATTGAGATGCAACGTTTGGTTGAGGATTATAAGGTTGGTTTCGTTATCGAAGGCGAGTCACAACCAGAATTGACTGCGGCAATTAACAAATGCTTAACAAGCGAAAAAAATACATTTCAAGAATCGATAATGCAGGCTAAAAAGGTTTTCAATTGGGAAAATCAGGAAGCCGTTTTAATTAATGTATATCAAAATCTGTAAAGCGCTATAGCGCTATTGATTTTCTGAAAATAGAGTTGAAAGAGAACGCTGTATTCTTAATTTGGGCTTAGAAGGAAGTAATTAAAAATTAATGCGTCATAACTTTAAACATTTTTTAAAAGGCACTTTCCTCATTTCGTTTGGGGCTGTTATTTCACAGCTGATTATGCTTGTTGCACTTCCTGTTTTGACACGAATATATAGCCCGGAGGATTTCGGGCACTATGGATTATATCTATTCTTTTTTAGCCTTTTCACGGTTTTGGCTAGTCTTCGTTATGAGCAAGGTATAGCCATAACGAAAACCCAGCTGGGTGCTATTTATTTAGTCTTAATTTCCATCGTCTTATCAGTATTGGTTGGTCTACTGATTTTTTTGTTTGGCTTTATGTTAAACATGTTTCTTGAAATGGGCGATGACAACATTCATTCCTATTTGGTGTATTCAACCTTTCTAGCTTTGGCCATAATGTTTAGTGGGACTTATCAGGCTCTTGAATTTTGGGCTGTCAGACAGAAAAAATATAAAGAAATTGCTTTTGCAAAAGCATTACGTGCTGTCGGGTTATCTTTAAGTCAGATTGTTTTTGGGTTAATCGAAGGGCATTGGGTCGGTCAGTTTGTGGGCGGTCTTAGATTTTTAAAACTGTATTTTAAAACATTTAAAAGTAATGTAAAAAAGATAAGTAAAAGAAAAATTGTATGGGCATTTAAGCGATACAAAGAATTTCCAAAATATGATTTGTGGGCGGTGGTAATTAGCGTTCTGAGTTCGCAAGCTCCAATCATTTTCTTAATGTTTCTTTATTCAGCAGAGATGGCAGGCTATTTTATGCTGGCATTGTCTTTACTTTCAGCACCGATTGGATTGATAGGAAAAGCCGTGTCTCAAGTGCTACTTTCGCATTCGAAAGATGCATTAGTGAACGGAGTTTATGTTAAGAGCATATATTTAAAAGTATTTAGGGTTCTGGTCAAGATTGCTGTCGTTCCTTTTTTCTTAATTATGTTAATTCCGCAAGATTTCTTTGTATTCCTTCTAGGTGAAAAATGGCTTGGCGCGGGCGTTGTCATTTTCTGGACTGCAGTTTGGGTTATGTTTCAATTTATTTTTTCTCCACTATCGGTTCTTTTTTCAGTTAAAGAAGCTCAAGTACAACACAGAAATTTACAAATAGGCTTCTTTTTCTTTAGGGTGGTCAGTCTGTTAATTCCCTATAGCTTAGGCGCTTCAGGAGAGGAGGCTTTAATCGTTTTTTCTCTTGTTAATGTATTGTGTTATTTGTTTGGTATTTATTATGTACTAAAGCTGATTGATATAGACTTGCCGGCATCAGCAAAGATAATGATTATTGATTTATTACTGGGCCTAGGTCTATTTTTATCGGTAATGCTTTTGGATATGACTAACATTATTTATTTCATAATTATTGTATGTGTATTAGTATGGGTCGTTTTATTATGGAAGGAGCTTCGAAATGTTGAATTACAGCAGGACTAGACTAGCTTCTATGCTAGGTAATATAAGCTTCTTGTATATGATTTTGTCTTATAAGGTTTTGTTGGACCTGTTTTATTACATACACGTGCTTCCTAGTTCGGGAGTGATTCAGCTCGATTACGGTAATTTTTCGTTACTAAAATTACTCGCAGGTTATTTGATTCTAGCGGGTATTTTAATTTTGCTGAAAAAATACCCTTTGCAACAAGTTGTGAGTAAATTGTTCCTTGATTTACATCTGATTATTTTAATAATACCGATGCTGACCTTGGCTGCCCAAGAGCAACGCCCGCTAGACGATGTGTTTCTCTTATTGCTGGGATATTCAGTTGTTTTTGTTACTCTAAAACTGTTTGAGAAATTAAAAGTTAATTTCCCGTCGCCCTCCAAAGCGTTGTCTTTGAGCATTCTGTTTGTTTTGTCGTTGGTTTATGCCTACTTGTTTTTTGGAATGCTTTTCATAGGCGGGCTTGGATGGTTCAATCTTAATTTTTATGAGATCTATAGCACTAGAGAGCTATATAACGCAAATGCATTGCCATTTTTCGGCTATTTATTAAGCTGGGTGGCTTACGTTTTCAATATATTTTTAATGGTGTTTTTCCTCCATAAGAAAAAATACATTTTGGTCGTGTTCTTTATATTGATGCAGGTTATGTTATTTGGAATGACGAACCATAAATTGATATTGTTTGTCCCTGTCGTCGTGCTTTTTTTCTATCTGATGTTTATGTATAAACTGAATAGTAAGATTTTCTTAATGGCGAGTATAGGTATCGCTTTGGCTATTATTTTATCTTTTATGCATCCAATGTTTGAAGGGCTTTCTATGAGAGCTTTTTATACGCCTGCAGCGATGCACACACTGTATTTTGATTATTTTTCGACACATTCCTCAGCTTTAATGTCTGGCACCCGCTGGGCAAGTATATTTGATGCGCCCTATGATTCAAAAGCGGTGCAAATCGTTGCGCAACATTTTTGGGGAAGGGACTTTTCACCTAACGTGGGATGGCTTGGGAACGCCTATGCTAACTTTGGCTTTGGTGGGATTGTGGTGTTCGCCCTGATGCTATCAATCTATTTAAAGTTGGCAGACGAGTTTGTTAGCAAGATTCCTGGAGGAAAGAAATTTTCCGTAATCATGATTCCAGTCATCTTTTCTTTATGTAGTTCAGCTTTTAATACGGTATTGGTTACCCATGGTGGCATACTGCTGTTATTGATATTATGGCTTACGCCAAGCTTAGTTAAAAATAATTAATTGTAATCGTGAAATAATCAGGTATTGAATCAATGAGTAATCGAATTGTACATATGACATCAGTTCATAGCCGTTATGATATTCGTATTTTTATAAAAATGTGTTCGAGTTTGGCAGAAAATAAAGACTTTGAAGTTTTTCTTGTTGTGGCCGATGGTTTGGGTGATGAAATGAAAAACGGCGTTAATATTGTGGATGTAGGTAAAACAAAAGGGCGTTGGAAAAGAATGTTTTTGACGACTAAAAAAGTCTTTAAATCGGCTCAAAATTTGGCGGGAGATATTTATCACCTGCATGATCCCGAATTAATTCCTACAGGCTTAAAACTTCTCAAACAGAATAAAAATGTCATTTTTGATGCTCATGAAGATTTACCAAAGCAAATCAAAGGCAAGCCCTACTTACCCTCTGTTTTAAGAAGTGTGCTTCCTTATTTGGTTGAGTGGTATGAAAAATATGCTACACCGAAGTTTACTTATATCATTACAGCCACTCCAACCATTAGAGATAAGTTTTTAAATTACACGACAACAGCTATAGATATTAATAATTTCCCTATTGCTGGCGAATTAATGACCGTTTCCAAAGCGGGCAATAGGAAGAGTAATCAGGTCTGTTATATTGGTGCAATAACAAAAATTAGGGGGATTGATGAAATGCTACAAGCCATCTCTTCACTTGAAGGGGTGTCGCTTGTATTAGTCGGGAAGTTTGCTGAGCCAAATTTGGAGGATTCATTAAAGAAAACACGAGACTGGGAAAATGTCGTTGAAACTGGTTTTCTTAATCGTGAGGGCGTTAAGGATGTTTTAAGCAATAGTTTTGCAGGTTTAGTGACCTTATTACCTTCTCCCAACCACATCGACTCATTGCCGAATAAAATGTTTGAGTATATGAGTGCGGGTGTTCCGATTATTGCGTCTGATTTCCCTTTGTGGAAACAAATTATTGATGAGACAGGTTGTGGAATACACGTCAATCCTGAAAACCCTGAAGAGATAAAAACTGCAATATCATACCTTATGAAAAACCCTGAAGAAGCCAGGAAAATGGGTGAGAATGGATATAATGCAATATTAACTAAGTATAACTGGGCTTCTCAGCTTGCAAAGCTCAACGGTATTTATGAGACTATTTTAGTGGCAGGCGATAAATCATAATCCATGATTCTTGAATTTTTAATTAGCATTCAATAACACACCCCAATTTTTAAAGGTTTTAACATAGTGAAGATAGTAACCATTTCAGGCGCTCGGCCACAATTCATTAAGGCTGGCTCAGTGAGTCGAGAAATTTTACGTCAGGCTGATTCAGGCGCGGATATTCACCAAGTCATTGTTCACACAGGACAACATTATGATGAGAATATGAGTGATGTTTTTTTTGAGGAAATGCAGATTCCTAAGCCAGATTATTTCTTGGGGATTGGTGGCAAAACGCATGGCGCGATGACTGGGCAGATGATCGAAAAAATTGAAGAGATTCTAGTCCAAGAAAAACCCAACTGGGTGATGGTCTATGGTGATACTAATTCGACATTAGCTGGTGCGATTGCAGCCTCTAAATTACATATCAAAATAGCGCATGTTGAAGCCGGGTTGCGCAGTTTCAATATGCGAATGCCTGAAGAGGTTAATCGAATTCTAACCGACCGTGTCAGTAGCTTATTATTTTGTCCAACCCAAGCGGCCTTGGATAATTTAGCGAATGAAGGCGTAGAAGCTTGGAGTCCCGATGCAAATGTCGTCTTGTCGGGCGATGTAATGCAAGATGGCGCAATGTTTTATCGTGAGTTGGCGCAAAAGCCACCAGGCCTGGTGATTTCTGAAGACTTCGTATTGTGTACAATTCATCGCGCGGAAAATACGGATGACCCAGTTAGGTTAGCTAATATTGTATCGGCATTGAACGACATCGCAAAAGAAAAACAGGTTGTCTTGCCATTACATCCGCGAACTAAAA contains these protein-coding regions:
- a CDS encoding glycosyltransferase family 4 protein, with product MSNRIVHMTSVHSRYDIRIFIKMCSSLAENKDFEVFLVVADGLGDEMKNGVNIVDVGKTKGRWKRMFLTTKKVFKSAQNLAGDIYHLHDPELIPTGLKLLKQNKNVIFDAHEDLPKQIKGKPYLPSVLRSVLPYLVEWYEKYATPKFTYIITATPTIRDKFLNYTTTAIDINNFPIAGELMTVSKAGNRKSNQVCYIGAITKIRGIDEMLQAISSLEGVSLVLVGKFAEPNLEDSLKKTRDWENVVETGFLNREGVKDVLSNSFAGLVTLLPSPNHIDSLPNKMFEYMSAGVPIIASDFPLWKQIIDETGCGIHVNPENPEEIKTAISYLMKNPEEARKMGENGYNAILTKYNWASQLAKLNGIYETILVAGDKS
- the wecB gene encoding non-hydrolyzing UDP-N-acetylglucosamine 2-epimerase, which codes for MKIVTISGARPQFIKAGSVSREILRQADSGADIHQVIVHTGQHYDENMSDVFFEEMQIPKPDYFLGIGGKTHGAMTGQMIEKIEEILVQEKPNWVMVYGDTNSTLAGAIAASKLHIKIAHVEAGLRSFNMRMPEEVNRILTDRVSSLLFCPTQAALDNLANEGVEAWSPDANVVLSGDVMQDGAMFYRELAQKPPGLVISEDFVLCTIHRAENTDDPVRLANIVSALNDIAKEKQVVLPLHPRTKSILQASDYDTSNLTITDPVGYLNMVWLIDHCDLVMTDSGGLQKEAFFFEKPCITLRDETEWIELVDNGFNKLAGADKAKIIELYYGAEFNTDFTLSLYGGGLASECIVMELLSGCE
- a CDS encoding oligosaccharide flippase family protein, encoding MRHNFKHFLKGTFLISFGAVISQLIMLVALPVLTRIYSPEDFGHYGLYLFFFSLFTVLASLRYEQGIAITKTQLGAIYLVLISIVLSVLVGLLIFLFGFMLNMFLEMGDDNIHSYLVYSTFLALAIMFSGTYQALEFWAVRQKKYKEIAFAKALRAVGLSLSQIVFGLIEGHWVGQFVGGLRFLKLYFKTFKSNVKKISKRKIVWAFKRYKEFPKYDLWAVVISVLSSQAPIIFLMFLYSAEMAGYFMLALSLLSAPIGLIGKAVSQVLLSHSKDALVNGVYVKSIYLKVFRVLVKIAVVPFFLIMLIPQDFFVFLLGEKWLGAGVVIFWTAVWVMFQFIFSPLSVLFSVKEAQVQHRNLQIGFFFFRVVSLLIPYSLGASGEEALIVFSLVNVLCYLFGIYYVLKLIDIDLPASAKIMIIDLLLGLGLFLSVMLLDMTNIIYFIIIVCVLVWVVLLWKELRNVELQQD
- a CDS encoding glycosyltransferase family 4 protein, which produces MNKKVISIVLNNFQNDSRVLKENQSLQKAGYDVQVIALWEAGLKVFDVVGGVPVHRVRLVTKHWSNNKLIQLIKYLEFIVRVLKQYRKIDIVHCHDLNALPVGWLMKRLLNRAVKVVYDAHEYETETQGLKGLRKKVIKVLEKRLIYSADAVITVSESIAEAYQRIYKIKKPDIVLNCPLYRSEDKQDLFREYFGLKKHQVIFLYQGRLSQGRGVERLLDAFSSLGSDKAVLVCMGYGPLCDEIVKRAANSANIFFHEAVSTDVLLSYTSSADFGISLIEDSCLSYRYCLPNKMFEYLMADLPVLVSNLIEMQRLVEDYKVGFVIEGESQPELTAAINKCLTSEKNTFQESIMQAKKVFNWENQEAVLINVYQNL